AGCCTGGAACCGTCCTACGTGCTGCGCGCGATGGGCCGCAGCGACGAACTGGCGCACAGCTCCATCCGCTTCTCGATCGGCCGCTTCACCACGCAGCAGGAGGTGGACTCGGCAATCGAGCAGGTGTCGACCGCGGTGCGCAAGCTGCGCGAACTGTCGCCGCTGTGGGACATGCACAGCGCCGGCATCGACCTGTCGACCGTGCAGTGGGCATCGCACTGAGGGCATCGCACTGAGGGCCTCGCACTGAGGGCCTCGCACTGAACACCTTCCTCCACAACGACTGAACGGAGAACAACCATGGCATACAGCGACAAGGTGCTCGACCACTACGACAACCCGCGCAACGTCGGGTCCTACGCGGCGGACGACGAAGGCGTCGGCACCGGCATGGTCGGCGCGCCGGCCTGCGGCGACGTGATGCGGCTGCAGATCAAGGTCGGCGCCAACGGCATCATCGAGGACGCCAAGTTCAAGACCTATGGCTGCGGCTCGGCCATCGCGTCGAGTTCGCTGGTGACCGAATGGGTCAAGGGCAAGACGCTGGACGAAGCGCTGGCGATCAAAAACACCGAGATCGCCGAAGAACTGGCGCTGCCGCCGGTGAAGATCCACTGCTCCATCCTCGCCGAAGACGCGATCAAGGCGGCCGTGGCCGACTACCGCACC
The window above is part of the Methyloversatilis discipulorum genome. Proteins encoded here:
- the iscU gene encoding Fe-S cluster assembly scaffold IscU, producing the protein MAYSDKVLDHYDNPRNVGSYAADDEGVGTGMVGAPACGDVMRLQIKVGANGIIEDAKFKTYGCGSAIASSSLVTEWVKGKTLDEALAIKNTEIAEELALPPVKIHCSILAEDAIKAAVADYRTRQTAPDTVEAA